CTGATGAATAGCAATTAGCAGTACCACTGGTTCTTACTAGACCAATTATATTAAACCAGTAAccaaatttgtgtgtgtgtgtgtgtggtacaggTGCACAACGGGAGGTGGTTGTGAGGGTGTCAGGTTCGAATGCAGCTCAAGATAAATGGTGGTTCAGTGAGCAGGTTGCTCAGAGTGAGGTACTACTGAGGGTTTTCAGCCCTGCGGATGCCCCTGTGGGTCAGTACAGCGTTACTGTTCTCTTGCTGTCTTCTGAGGGACACATCATAGAGCAGAGCACCCCTTATTCCTTTTTTCTGCTCTTCAACCcctggtgtaaaggtgtgtaataTTTCTCCAGCTTTCACTTATACTATTATATAATTTTCCAAACTActgctaattaattaattaattgtatttGTAGTAATTAGTTGATTGTAGATTTGCTACTGATCAAATGAAATCACATTAATGACTGTGTAGACTGTTTGGTTTATATGTCAAGAGATAACATCAGTTTAATGGATGCATTAATATTTAGGTGTGActttattttctgtgtgtgtgtgtgtgtgtgtgtgtttgatcctgCAGCCGACCCTGTGTATTTGCCTGATGAAGAGCTGTTGCAGGAGTACATCCTAAATGAGAATGGAATCCTGTACCAGGGCTCATGGGACCAAATCACCACTCTACCTTGGATCTTTGGACAGGTAACACTTTCCTATATCAGGATGAACTTCCTTAACAGTAAGGGATTCTTGTtctctgaaaaaaaatgtacagagaTTATGTTAGGTAAGGTTAAAATTATTAGTGTGCTAGTTCTCTGAGCTGCTTGGTTGAATGAACTGGAAGTCAAAGTTGTCAAAGAGATACTGTCATGTGCTAGGACAGGTGACAGAAAAGATGGATATATATGGGTGTTTTTTATGCTGTTGGAATCTGTGGTCAGAATCAGCAGTTagatggtggagtgtgtgaatTGTAGCAGCTGTGTGCCAAAAGAGACACAGGGGGCTGGTCAGCCTGGGCAGACTTTCAGCCTGGATGTCATGCGTTTCTGCTCAAgatgtgtgagaatgtttgcCTTACAAACAGGGGCCTGCCACCCCCATTCTTTGTTAGGCTAGTAAAGACAGAAAGTGTAAGTAATGGCAAAATAAATGTTAAGACAAAGGTGaagaatatagaaaaaaatgcctCTGTTTAGTGCCTATAGTGATCACAAACACTACTAGCCAAAGATGTTCCTACTAATGGTGCAATAGTAAAGTATTTGTCTTTTTATTAAAATCCTGGCACTGCTGTATTTATCGACATGACCTTAATTTAACCCTACTCTGTACCCTGCACCTCATTACCCAATACCACTATTTCTATATGAATTTATATCTAAATATTGCTTCATATATCATATATGTATTTGATTTAAAGACAacgtgggtgtggcctaaactgGGAAGTGCTTATAATAAATGAAGCGAGCCAAGTTTTCAAAATCTTGTTCATGCTGTGTCACAGGGCAGTATAATCCACTCTGAGGAAAGCACTATCTGCCTTCTTCCACATACATAAACTCACAGAATTCCACGAttgttgctgtgattgataggagagagagattgcCATCGCTCCCATTCAGACAGCAAGGCCACTTTTTCACTCTTGACATCTGGCCACACGGTGGCATTGTCATGAATTTTTGCTCTTTGTTTGATAGGGCAAACACTATTATGTTGTATCACATGGGAACCTCGATTTTAAACCACCATGATTATGACCATCCATGACCATGCACCATGCAATACTGCATGCTCATGGGTTTTGTTTGTAATGCAAGCTTCACTTGTTCACTGCCACATGAAAGCAAAACGTATTGCACACCATCAGTCTCAATATGATGccctgtgggaaaaaaaacaaaacagtttcaCTTTTCTGCCAAAGAGCCCAGAAGTTGAACATATGTGAATTTTGTAACTACTGTATTCTCTATGTCTAGTTTGAAGACAAAGTGATGGACATCTGCTTTGAGGTACTGGATAACTCCCCTGCTGCCTTAAAGAACTCTGAGATGGACATCACTAAAAGAGCAGACCCTGTTTATGTTAGTAGGACAATTACTGCAATGGTAAGACAAAGGTCTGGCTGTCCCCTTACATTAATTTTACTCAATACTGATAAGCTACTGCTTCTTCATACAGTCAAAACTTTGACAAGATACTATAAAAAGAGAATGTGACTGTGGATGATAATATTACTGTtaactacatacatacatattcaGTTCATACTGATCAGAAATGACACTGTGGGCCAAGAAAATGTCCAATGGTATCAGGTCAAAAGTTTAACTGGAAAAATTCATGTATATGTGATTGTCAGGTAAATTCAAATGATGACCGTGGAGTGATATTTGGGCGCTGGGATGGTAAGTACAGCGACGGCGTGGCTCCTACACGGTGGACTGGCAGTGTTCCCATCCTGAGACGCTGGAGTAAGGGAGGGGCTCAGCAAGTGCGTTATGGCCAGTGTTGGGTTTTCTCCGCTGTAGCCTGCACAAGTAAGTAAAGAATTTATGATATCTAAACATAAGAAGAGGTCATCTACAGTAGCaatatatattattgttattgttgttttgtttgctaaTTTCCTAGCCTTTGCATTATTTTGTTCAGGGATCTTCACTAGATCACAAAAACTACTCTCAAACTACAGCGTCTGAGTCAGAAGGATCTAATCAATATGTAAATCAATGGTTCTAATGTGCTCAATTTCTATCTTTTGACCTCTGCAGTTCTTCGCTGTTTGGGCATTCCAACCCGATGTATCACAAACTTTACCTCAGCCCATGACACTGATGGTAACATCAATGTGGACTGTCTGTTTAATGAGAAGCTGGAGAGTATGGAGAGCGATGACATGATCTGGTAAAGCTCATGCTCTGTAGTACTTTGAGTTATTTCTATTATCTGTTAAAAAGTCTAAAggattttctatttttttaggAATTTCCATTGTTGGGTGGAGTCTTGGATGAGCAGAGAGGATCTCCCAAAAGGTTATGATGGATGGCAAGTACTTGATCCAACCCCACAGGAAAGAAGTGAAGGTAGGACTTAACGCTTGTGTGTAGAACAtgtattctatttattttattttattttatgttattttatgttattttatcttatttattgaGCTCATAGTATTATAGATGTTTGTCAACATGGTCCCAATATGTATAGTTTATGTTGGAGATTAAATGATTATGTctaaaacataattaaaaaataattttatattatatctaAGCACTTGGAAATGTTTACAATCAAAATTCATTCaactagtgttttttttttctctctctcactatagGAGTATACTGTTGTGGGCCATGCCCAGTGAAGgcagtgagagagggtgaggtgGGGATAAAATATGATACACCGTTTATCTTCTCGGAGGTGAATGCAGACATGGTCTACTGGATTGTTCATCCAGATGGAAAAAGAACACGAATGTCAGTGAACCACACAAACGTGGGAAGAAACATCAGCACTAAAAGTGTGTATGGAGATTACAGGGAAGACATCACTGCAAACTACAAATACCCTGAAGGTAGTTTATTCCACTCACCTGTGATCAATCACTCTACATTGTAATAATTCACCTTATATAGCAAATGCTTTATTTTGGTCGGCCATTCTTCTTCATCAGGCTCCAAAATGGAGAGAAAGGTCTACAAAAAAGCTGGGaaacaagtaacaaaaaaaaatgaacagccTGATAAACTGGAGCTGTCTATCAAGCATGCCAAGGCCATTCATGGAACAGACTTTGATGTAATTGTGGAGGTTCATAATCCTGGAGAAGAAGACGTGCCTGCTCAGCTCACAGTCACATCTAATGCTGTCACATATAACAGTCTCCATCGAGGAGAGTGCCAGAGGAAGACTGCCGAACTCGTAGTGCCAGCGCAAAAAGGTAGGTAAAGTTAAGCAGATCTGAATTGTCCTCCaacagaaatacagagacaATGGTGTACAGTTAATGCAAACAGTGTGATGCATGGACAAACTCATATTTGCCAATATGTCTGTGTATTGAAACTGGAATTATCTAGTAAAATTAAATTAGTAAGGAATTAATTAGAGTAAGAAGAGTAAAAAAGCTTATTAAGGTTTCCAAAACACACAAAGTTGTCCATCGAAAGAGAATGATTATTGGAAATAtgtgacattttttgttttcagtaaTTTCCTTTACTCTGTCATTGACCTTCAGCTCATAAAGAAGTGATGAGGCTTCACTACGAGCATTATGGAGCATGTGTATCAGAGCATCACCTGATCAGAGTCACAGCACTCCTCCAAACCAGCAGCGACCAAATCTTACAAGAGGTCAACATCCCCTTAAAAATGCCCAAGCTCCATATCAaggtaatgaataaataacatgGCACTAATTCAATTCAGTAAATACCGACATTCTACATGAGCAGCGTTCTCACTCCCAGTGTATTTTTTTCAGATAACTGGAGAAGCAATGGTATCACGTAAGCTGACAGCAGTCATCTCCTTCACGAACCCTCTGCCTATCACTTTGACAGGAGGGGTGTTTACAGtggagggggcggggctaacaGGAGCACAGGAGATCCAGGCTCCGTATGTATAAGTTTATCATCtgttatatttttctatatttattacCAACCAAATTTATaggaaaaatataatatatcaaataaggATACTACATAGATTTGAGCAAAATGGAAAGTGAACTGGAAGCTACAAGCCATTAGCCGTTATTCTTTGCTTACCATGTTTCACCACCATGTTGTAAAGAAAATGGCTTCTCCATCCTCCCTACAAACAAAATATGCCAAGAAAGCACAAATCAGTATGACTATCATCATGAGACCTGCCAACGAGACGCATACCTGCCAACGAGACACCAGCACAAACATTTACCAACCTCTATTATGGGAAAAAAGATATCCACAAAACAACATACCCTAACTTAGTTTTGGCATTTCATGCATCCTGGTATTTAGTGAAAATATTAGTGTAACTATCTGTAAGGATTACTTGGGTATCTAAGTATGCTGAGTAATGTATGATAAACTGAAGGTTTAACTTGAAAAataactttttccattttaGACTGGAATGTTACTTTAGACTGGTCAAGAATTTGGTTCCATCTTACATAGTTTGGGCTTCCCTATCAGTAACAGCTAATAATAGTAAGCTAGTTATATGGGcaaaggtatgtggacacctgccTATAACACCCATACTGTAATGTTGGCCTTCACTAAACTATTGCCACAAAGTTGAAAGCACacaattttctttgactttataTGAAATGACTTTATATAAGGTACCATTAAGATTTCTTGTCACTAGAGCTAAGGGGTATAGTCCAAATCCATTCCAGCATAACAATGTCGCTGTGCATAAAGCAAAGTCATGTTATGCTGATGGGGAAAAACGAGTGGCCcgaacagagccctgacctcaaccgcAATAAACAGGCTTTTTCATCTGGGTGTGAATGTCagctgtccacatacttttgattatatcatgtatatttttttttaccattcaCATATGTAATAGTGATGACCCTGCAAAAATTTGTTACTATCTCAGTGCAAACATGTATGGCTGAGCtccaaaacatctcacacttaaagtcagcaggtgtgtgtgcaggcagcGGTGAGAAATCCTGCAGCTCTCGTTAAACTTGCTTTTTTCCATACTTTGCTAGATCACTAAGCTACTGTCAGGTTTGTTTTGAATCTGAGGGAGTGTAATGCATCTTGAACACTATTGGATAAGATTCTGATTCTCATGGAATTGCTATTTGTTGAGAAACAAATGATGTATGGTGAATTCTGCAGTAATTTGTGTCTGTGATCTAATCTAAGCTTTTCCTCACTTCACAGTGGCAATATAGGACCTGGCCAGGATGTTGTAGTGAAAATCTCCTTTAAACCCATTCGAACCGGCCTGAGAAAGCTGCTGGTTGACTTTGACTCTGATAGACTGAAAGACGTCAAGGGTCAAGCCACTATAATTGTCCAGAAGAAAAAATTTACCAATGCTTAAACAACTCAGACTCAAGTCTGAACAATTCAAATGAGGCATGAAATCAGAAGCTTATTGTAGCTACAATAGTACATGTTGACTACTTAATATATCTGTATTTTGTCACTTAAGCATGTCTATATGACTTAAGCATACCTTGGCTTTGTAGCTTGTATAATTGTTGCTAAAAAAGGAATAAGCAGAAAAAGTCTATTTGTGTTTCTAATATTACTCAAaaaccattctctctctctcgaaatGATTGATAAAACCCTGGGCATCTGTTTTGAAATCTAGAAATCTGTTTAATTAAGTCTATGAGCTCTGCTACTTACTGCACCATAACAATGTACAGATTAACACTGCAGACTGAGCAGAGCATaacctttttatttctttatgattgtgtgaaatgatttaaatctcttgtttctgaataattttatataaaacacttGCACTTTGATTGTCCCTgcctctcttcctccttctcacATCTGTGTAATTTTCTGTTGattttactgttttatattcAATAAATATAGTTTGTCAATGTTGCATGTATGGGAGATTTTTACCCGTCCGAGTGAGCAGTCCAATATGAAGCTACTGAGGATCAAAGGTCATGTTCATTAACCTTTAATGAGGCTAGTACTATTTCCCAAAATATACCACACTGTAAAACAAACtcatattttacagtaaaatactggCAGCTGGGTTGCCAGTATTTTAACGTAAATTGTACAGTGACACTGTTTACCACTTTACAGTATGCTTTATTAGCAACTAAATTTCAGTTGAGAATTGTTTACAACAaattactgtttaaaaaaataaaataaagacaaactactgttaaataaataaaataaatatactgtaaacctAATTACAGTCTTTCTCAGATAAAAACCACAACCATATATCATGGcattttattgtaaagttcaaATTTAGCCAgaattttactgtaaaaaaataaagtacaaCACAATGCATTACAGTTGGTTTGCCTAGATTTTACTGTCAACAACTTATGATTAATTACTAAGTGAATGCAGTCCATTGTAGACCAAGGCACAAAAATATCAGTCAGACTAAAGCaagaaaacatgtacatattCAGTGTTAAACAGTTTGAATTGATCGAATACCTTGTCCAATACTCACAAATTAGTAATGAAATCTCAATAAAAAATAGCACATGTCCATATGATTGGACAATCCATGATGAAAAACATTATGTATCAGGGCTTACTTGCCCTGGTTGAACAAGAGGAATAAGTCACCGAGTCCAGACTTGTTTGAAGACATGGGATAGAATTAGACATGTTTGAGAAACTGGAAGCTACAGCATGTACTGTCACTAGTTCAGCCTGAGGACTTGCATGTTGTCCACTGTGGGCTGATCTGATCCTCTCTGCAGCCAGAAAGCATACACAAAGCACACGTTAGATTGATGCAGTGTTTGAGTGTGATGCCTacagagagataaacagccttCTAGTTGTTCAATAAGTGGTTCAAATATGTTAAACTTTGCTCCAATGAATTATACATTAATGAaggcaatatttatttaataattaatagttttacaggttattttttataactggTGGTCTCAGGGAGAAAGTTctcatttcagaaacatttcatacaaatcataagcatttattttatgtctgttgaCATGAAGTCTAAACACAGTTGCCTCCACTGAAGTATAAATCAAATTTACTACAACACTGACCAGTAACCAGTCAAATGTACAACCACTTACCAATATTTATCCCAGACAAGACCAGTGTCTGATCAAAAGGGATGATTTAAAGAACAGGAAAGAGATTGATGAGGTCCATTTCAAGAACTGCTGGCAGATGACTgcaacaaagacagtaagaaatatATTGCCTTAATTGAAAGTAAAATCTCAAGCATCTCAAGTGCCTCACCTGGTAGAACGCCTACCGCATACTGTGATTCAGGGAGTCAAGCTTCAGTCCAGCACAGGCCCTTTGCTGCAAATCATCCCATCTCTCCCCACTGTGTTTTTACTGCCACTGtccaaaaaaagcaaaaatgccaaaacaaaaattacaatctttaaaatacaaaaaaatggttTGCTTATTGGAGTTTAAAGAGTTTAGAATCTCACCATGTTCCTGGTCATCACAGCAGGCAGCACATTGTTTCCTCCAAGTCTATAATTGCTCAGGAGTTtaaatgcatacatacataaaatgttgcagaaatgaaacatttcaactttttactttaataatttatttaaaataaaataaaaaaaaaaaaaaaaaaaaaatcaaaactgttccgttcatgtgtgtttgcaggATGCCGGACAAAtgggtggggaagaaaggagaagaaaaaaaaaaggggaaaaaataaataaataaataaaagcacaccTAAATATACAGTAACCTCCTAAAACTTAATGATTAAACAAAATTTCATCGGGGTCTAGCTTCAGTTTCTTAAGAGGCAGCttaactgctaacttgagattttgggacatgacctagatataacaaggagttaataatattaagaagaggctctccagctggatgcatcacttctttcagcagtctagttggaattggatctagcaAACACGTTGATTTAgctgtggtgataagtttagctagctcttcctgccctatgctggtaaagcattgtagctttaagtgtggagctataggctggtctggatcaccggatgctgtcaatggttgaacatccaatatttttgTTCCTAAtactatgaatttcttcactaaaaaaaatgataaagtcctcactactaaactgtgttgaaatactctctccagaaatctgatgctttgtttagccactgtactgaataagaatctgggattgttctggtttatttttatcagattgcacagatgctcagccctagcagcttttagagcctgtctatagttagacagacTGTCtatacgcaattctaaaaacttctaatttggtttttctccactttcactcgaggttacgggttgctctcttgagggtgactattgtaccatggtgcaggtgttttatctgacctttagtcggatgggggcaacagtgtctagtgtgctggtaaaaatagtgcctatgctgttggttacttcatctagatctgcatttaggggtctagtaagttgagacagatctggcagatcgTATGTAAATCTGTCTGTAGTGGTCAGAGTTATAGGtctaccaagtttataacgtggagagacgtCTAGTATGTTCTataggtagagtgtacactaagaggtgattgtgatgtcatcgctttgaggtagagAGGTTATATCAGAAGtatcagtcccatgtgatataaccaagtctagtgtatgattaaaacaaagagttggtctattaatgttttgtttaaccccaaaggaatttagtagaTCTATAAATGAGAGTCCAAACACATCgttagcatcgtctacatgaaCGTTAAAGTCTCCTACGATTAACAcggtcaaaactgatcaaaagatctgagtaaatgtgaaaactaAGAAAAACACCGTAGGGCCCCATGGGTCTGTACACAgtggccagagcaagatatagtaTGGATTTTTTTATGCCTGTCAGAGTGTGCAACATGaaggacaagcacttcaaatgagttaaacctgggtcctgttttctgagtaacggtAAGAATTATAGATGgttgcaacaccaccaccacgacctGTCTGAcagggctcatgcttatatgaatatcctgatggagtagactcatttaggccaatgtattcatttggtctaagccaggtttcagtaagaccGAGTGTGTCGAAactaatctgagatcatttcattaataagtgctttcggtgcaagggatctaatgttaagaagcccaaacttaagaaattgtttttctttacctgaAAAAAGCCAAATAGGTTTAATTGTGATAAGATTATTGAGATTTATTAACGAATTTATCCTTTAATCTCACTAATCGGGGAACAGACAGTTTCTATATGACGAGCTATGTGTGAACTTGTATTAGTCTGGTGAGTTGAACAGTAGCCATTATAGATGTAATCTGAGgaatgacttaccagtcagatggtgcaCAGTGTACTGGAGATGTTGTCCaagaggactgctgctccagctcTGCTTGGGTGCAGGCCATCATAATGGTAGAGCCTAGGAcgctcccagaaaacattccaattaTCAACAAGTGGTATTTTCTGTTCTTGACACcaagactgtaaccattcattaaatgcAAATAGCCTACTGAACCTTTCAATTCCTCGCTGGAACGTGGGAAGTGGTCCTGACACAATGATCCTCGTTGGGGGTGATGTGGTGCAAACCTTCTCCACCAGGTTCCtgaagtccttcttcaggatctccgCCTGCCTCAGACTAATGTCGTTCACAAATATTCAATAATCTAAAAATCTTTTGGAGGAATAAGCCTGCATCCACATTGAGGATTATTCTACACATGTCTGATCTTCTCGGTCAAGCCTGATTATTCTGATGTTTAGGCTTTAAAggtttttccttccttcttgtcTAGTTGCAGGGAGTGTCTGAAGGACATTGTGCATTCTGGACTGGCCTACACCATGGGTGTTTGTGGTATTTAGATGAGGCTATATATAAATTCTGGgtataaatttaaaattttacaCATTAATCCCTAAAGCACAAGGCACAAGCAATTGACAATCTCAGTTAACAGTAGCCACTGATTGTGATTCTTCTCCATTCACCGGGTGGGAAACAACCTCAACTAGCACTTTAAAAGATAGGAGCATTTCACCTAACATTTCCTTAAATGAACTCAGGCTTTAATGGGCATTAAACGATAGATATCTACAAGATATGTTTGTAACCATCTCCAAAGCACTTAAACAATGTGGTTCATTTCTgtgaaggggccagctccaaactgttcccacaaagttgggagcatggaattgtccaaattgtcttggtatgctgaagcattcagagttcctttcactggaactaaggggccaagcccagctcctgaaaaacaaccccacaccataatcccccctccaccaaactttacacttggcaca
The sequence above is drawn from the Hemibagrus wyckioides isolate EC202008001 linkage group LG04, SWU_Hwy_1.0, whole genome shotgun sequence genome and encodes:
- the tgm2l gene encoding protein-glutamine gamma-glutamyltransferase 2, coding for MTSHKAVFRGVNLQCKVNNHAHHTEEVGTDRLVVRRGQPFSIILHCTNSPPLPPDHQLTLVLNLGAQREVVVRVSGSNAAQDKWWFSEQVAQSEVLLRVFSPADAPVGQYSVTVLLLSSEGHIIEQSTPYSFFLLFNPWCKADPVYLPDEELLQEYILNENGILYQGSWDQITTLPWIFGQFEDKVMDICFEVLDNSPAALKNSEMDITKRADPVYVSRTITAMVNSNDDRGVIFGRWDGKYSDGVAPTRWTGSVPILRRWSKGGAQQVRYGQCWVFSAVACTILRCLGIPTRCITNFTSAHDTDGNINVDCLFNEKLESMESDDMIWNFHCWVESWMSREDLPKGYDGWQVLDPTPQERSEGVYCCGPCPVKAVREGEVGIKYDTPFIFSEVNADMVYWIVHPDGKRTRMSVNHTNVGRNISTKSVYGDYREDITANYKYPEGSKMERKVYKKAGKQVTKKNEQPDKLELSIKHAKAIHGTDFDVIVEVHNPGEEDVPAQLTVTSNAVTYNSLHRGECQRKTAELVVPAQKAHKEVMRLHYEHYGACVSEHHLIRVTALLQTSSDQILQEVNIPLKMPKLHIKITGEAMVSRKLTAVISFTNPLPITLTGGVFTVEGAGLTGAQEIQAPGNIGPGQDVVVKISFKPIRTGLRKLLVDFDSDRLKDVKGQATIIVQKKKFTNA